Genomic segment of Candidatus Rokuibacteriota bacterium:
GATCTCCGCCGTCCCGCGGCGGATGCGGCGCATCTGCTCGTCCACCGGGAGCATGGGATCGGTCATCGCACGAGGCGTCGGCGCGCGCATCAGGCCGGAGGGGGAAAGCCGCTCGCGTTCACGCCTGTATAATAACAAGGGATGCCTCCACACCGACGCGCGAAACCCGCTGCCCGCCCCCAGAGGCACTGGCCCCGACGGCTCCTCGTCGCCGGCGCGATGCTCCTGTTCCTCGCAATCCTCGGCGTCGGCGTCTCGGCGATCTGGGCCGTCACCATCCTGCCACGCTCGCTCCCGTCCGTCAGCGCCCTGGAGAACTTCGAGCCGAGCCGCGGCACGAAGGTCTTCGACGACAACGACGAGCTGGTCACCGAGTTCCATGTCGAGCGACGCATCTTCACGCCGCTCGCCCAGATCCCCAAGGCCCTCAAGGACGCCATCGTCGCCACCGAGGACTCGCGCTTCTACTCGCACTACGGGGTGGATCCCGTGGGGATCGCCAGGGCGATCTACCAGAACTTCCGCCACGGGCGCATCGTCGAAGGCGGGAGCACCATCACCCAGCAGCTCGCCAAGGTACTCTTTCTCACCCCGGACAAGAGTCTCGATCGGAAGCTCAAGGAAGCGGTGCTGGCGGTGGAGCTCGAGCGCCGCTACTCGAAGGACCGTCTCCTGGAGATGTACCTCAACCAGATCTACTTCGGCCACGGCGCCTTCGGCGTGGAGGCCGCCGCCCGCACATACTTCGGCAAGTCGATCGCCGAGCTGACCCTCGCCGAATGCGCGCTGCTCGCCGGCCTCCCGAAGGCCCCGTCCACCTACTCCCCCTTCGACCGCGCGGCGGCCGCCAAGCGGCGGCGCGGCACGGTCCTGGCCCGCATGGTGGAGGTGGGCACCCTCAAGGGGGAGGAGGCCAAACGGGCGGGGGCAGCCGAGCTCCGGCTGGTGCCGCCCGAACGCCGGCGCACGACGGGCCAGTACTATCTGGAATACGTCCAGCAGCTCCTGGAGCAGGAGTTCGGGGCCGATCTGGTCTTCAAGGGAGGGCTCCAAGTCTACACGACCCTGTCGCCGACGATGCAGCTCCGGGCGGAGCAGACGCTCCGCGAGGGGCTCAGGGCGCTCGAGACCCGCCGGGCGAAGGCGGCCGAGAAGGCCGGCGCCGCCCCTGTCACCGACCGCCCCGAGGGGGCGCTGCTGGCCATCGACCCGCACACGGGCTACATCAAGGCCATGGTCGGCGGGTACGATTTCTTCAAGAGCGAGTTCAACCGGGCCGTGCAGGCGCGGCGACAGCCGGGCTCGGCCTTCAAGCCCTTCGTGTACATCGCGGCGCTCGAGTCCGGCCTGACCCCGGCCAGCGTCGTGGATGACTCACCGGTGGAGTACGCCGTGGGTCCGAGAGGGAAACCCTGGAAGCCCGACAACTACGACCGGAAGTTCCGCGGCCCGATCACCTTCCAGCAGGCCCTCGAGGACTCCGTGAACGTGGCGGCGGTGAAGGTCCAGGAGCGCGTGGGGATCCGGCGCACCCTCGACGTGGCGAGGCGGCTGGGTGTCGAGAGCCCGCTGTCGGAGAACCTGAGCATCGCCCTCGGCAGCTCCGACCTCACGCTCCTCGAGCTGACGTCGGCCTATGGGGCGCTGCCCAACCAGGGCACCTGGATGCGCCCCACGGCGATCCGGTACGTGCTCGACGCCCAGGGCAAGCTCCTCGAGGAGAACGTGCCCGAGGGCAAGCCGGCGCTCTCCCCGGAGCTGGCATACGTGATCACCCACATGCTGAAGGGGACCGTGGAGCGCGGCACCGGGGTGGCGGCCAAGACGCTGAGACGCCCGGTGGCGGCCAAGACCGGCACCACCAACGACTACTCGAACGCCTGGTTCGTCGGCTTCACGCCGCAGCTCGTGACGGGCGTGTGGGTGGGCTATGACCGGCCGAAGAGCCTCGGGCGCGACGAGACGGGCTCGCGGGTGGCCGTGCCGATCTGGACGGCCTTCATGGCGAGCGTGCTCGAGGGGACGCCGGTGCAGGACTTCCCCGTGCCGGAAGGCGTGGTGCTCGTGCCGGTCGACCTCCATCCCGGAGAGGGCTGCATCCGCCCCGTGTTGATGGCCTTCGTGGCCGGCAGCGAGCCGCGGAGCCACTGTGGCCCGGCGCACTCAGGGCTCACGGCGGGCTCCCTCCCCGGCGGGCCTGCGGGCTCTGCCGCCCTCGGGCCGTCGGCGGGCGCGGGGGACAGCGCCCACCAGAACCCCTAGCTACGCTAGCCGCCGTCCGCGGGTCTGAGCGCACCGAGGCGATCCGCCACGGACACCCAGGCCTCACCGCCGAGCAGCCGGGCGAAGACGGCCGGCAGCGCGCCGATGGGCACACGGATCTGCTGCATCGAGTCACGGTCCCGGATCGTCGCCTGCCCGTCCCCGGCCTCGCCCTTGTCGGGCTCGCCCACCGACTGGACGTCCACCGTCACGCAGAACGGGGTCCCCACCTCGTCCTGGCGCCGGTAGAGGCGGCCGATGGCTGCGGTGTCATCGTAGGTGGCCGGCCAGCGCGGGGCCAGCTCCTCCCGGATAGCCTGGCAGGTCCGGACAATCTCCTCCCGCTTCTTGAGCAGGGGCAGCACGGCGATCTTGATGGGAGCCAGCT
This window contains:
- a CDS encoding PBP1A family penicillin-binding protein, which gives rise to MLLFLAILGVGVSAIWAVTILPRSLPSVSALENFEPSRGTKVFDDNDELVTEFHVERRIFTPLAQIPKALKDAIVATEDSRFYSHYGVDPVGIARAIYQNFRHGRIVEGGSTITQQLAKVLFLTPDKSLDRKLKEAVLAVELERRYSKDRLLEMYLNQIYFGHGAFGVEAAARTYFGKSIAELTLAECALLAGLPKAPSTYSPFDRAAAAKRRRGTVLARMVEVGTLKGEEAKRAGAAELRLVPPERRRTTGQYYLEYVQQLLEQEFGADLVFKGGLQVYTTLSPTMQLRAEQTLREGLRALETRRAKAAEKAGAAPVTDRPEGALLAIDPHTGYIKAMVGGYDFFKSEFNRAVQARRQPGSAFKPFVYIAALESGLTPASVVDDSPVEYAVGPRGKPWKPDNYDRKFRGPITFQQALEDSVNVAAVKVQERVGIRRTLDVARRLGVESPLSENLSIALGSSDLTLLELTSAYGALPNQGTWMRPTAIRYVLDAQGKLLEENVPEGKPALSPELAYVITHMLKGTVERGTGVAAKTLRRPVAAKTGTTNDYSNAWFVGFTPQLVTGVWVGYDRPKSLGRDETGSRVAVPIWTAFMASVLEGTPVQDFPVPEGVVLVPVDLHPGEGCIRPVLMAFVAGSEPRSHCGPAHSGLTAGSLPGGPAGSAALGPSAGAGDSAHQNP